In Rattus norvegicus strain BN/NHsdMcwi chromosome 1, GRCr8, whole genome shotgun sequence, a genomic segment contains:
- the LOC134485061 gene encoding sperm motility kinase Y-like isoform X2: MPTETEKELPPPRPDPSISQEGTFHSQYKVLKTIGKGSHAKVLLAHHQLTGTPVAVKVLRKNKQWFQPAMTEANIMRKINHPNIVSLLQVIENKTRIYLIMELVEGQELYQYIRESGHKEQDEAQQIFEQILSAVSYCHGKGIVHRDLKVDNIMINKNKKVKVIDFQLSTETQPGHMLNQHCGAYSFGSPELFLGLLYDGMKNDMWTIGVVLYYMVVGKLPFDSVIIQELQIQVVAGVYPTPCGVSEELENLLTQLLTVNPMYRPTASEVVKHAWFKEHGKGFTGRCEELLPLRPDPEILGAMKCIGFQASVIKYSLIKRKYNEEMATYYFLQQQALPGYGCTAQAQQVRPIAAPFPSLDPAGAFRLQRKRSGSLPVLGTLQVSFSHSQVYQYGQKAHPKGGRRSTVPGPLRALPLSQKCHECPMHSNNKHLQ, from the coding sequence atgcctacagagactgagaagGAGTTACCCCCTCCTAGGCCCGATCCcagtatctctcaggagggaacctttcattcccaatataaagtactgaagactattggaaaaggaagccatgccaaggtcctcctggcccaccaccagctcacaggaaccccagtggcggtcaaagttctccgaaagaacaagcagtggttccagccagccatgacagaagcaaacataatgaggaagatcaaccaccccaacattgtttctctcttacaagtcattgaaaacaaaactagaatatacctcataatggagctggtggaaggccaagaactctaccagtacatcagagagtcagggcacaaaGAGCAGGATGAGGCCcagcaaatatttgaacagatattgtcagcagtgagctactgccatggaaaggggattgttcaccgagacctgaaagtggacaatataatgatcaataaaaacaaaaaggtcaaagtcatcgactttcagcttagcaccgaaacacaacctggacatatgctaaaccagcactgcggtgcgtactcttttggttccccggaactcttccttggacttctgtatgacgggatgaagaatgacatgtggacaataggagtggtcttgtattatatggtagtgggaaagcttccatttgattcagtgatcatccaagaattacaaatacaagttgttgcaggggtgtatcctaccccctgtggggtttcagaagaactggagaacctccttactcaattactaacagtaaatccaatgtatagaccaacagcCAGTGAGGTGGTGAAACAtgcctggttcaaagaacacgggaaggggttcacaggtcgttgtgaagaactgcttcccctcaggccagaccctgaaattttgggtgcgatgaaatgcattggatttcaagcctctgtaataaaatactccctaataaaaagaaaatataatgaggaaatggcaacttattacttcctacaacagcaggccctcccggggtatggctgcacagcccaggcacagcaagtgcgtcccattgcagccccatttcctagccttgatcctgcaggtgcttttagattacaaagaaagaggagtggaagcctgccagtccttggcaccttgcaGGTGTCATTCTCCCACAGTCAAGTATATCAGTATGGCCAGAAGgctcatccaaaaggaggaagaaggtcaaCTGTGCCTGGTCCTCTCAGGGCACTACCACTATCACAAAAGTGCcatgagtgtcccatgcattcaaacaacaagcatcttcagtga
- the LOC134485061 gene encoding sperm motility kinase Y-like isoform X1, translated as MILHIFPLFIILFYFSSLVFSLFLFFFFLFRLFLLGSTCVILVPELLHLFHYLIPFFLLFLGSISTDKMPTETEKELPPPRPDPSISQEGTFHSQYKVLKTIGKGSHAKVLLAHHQLTGTPVAVKVLRKNKQWFQPAMTEANIMRKINHPNIVSLLQVIENKTRIYLIMELVEGQELYQYIRESGHKEQDEAQQIFEQILSAVSYCHGKGIVHRDLKVDNIMINKNKKVKVIDFQLSTETQPGHMLNQHCGAYSFGSPELFLGLLYDGMKNDMWTIGVVLYYMVVGKLPFDSVIIQELQIQVVAGVYPTPCGVSEELENLLTQLLTVNPMYRPTASEVVKHAWFKEHGKGFTGRCEELLPLRPDPEILGAMKCIGFQASVIKYSLIKRKYNEEMATYYFLQQQALPGYGCTAQAQQVRPIAAPFPSLDPAGAFRLQRKRSGSLPVLGTLQVSFSHSQVYQYGQKAHPKGGRRSTVPGPLRALPLSQKCHECPMHSNNKHLQ; from the coding sequence atgattcttcatattttcccccttttcataattttattctatttttctagtctagtcttttctttgtttttattttttttctttttgtttcgtttgtttcttttaggttccacatgtgtaattttagttcctgaattgctccatctttttcattatttgattccattttttttgttatttttaggtagcattagtactgataaaatgcctacagagactgagaagGAGTTACCCCCTCCTAGGCCCGATCCcagtatctctcaggagggaacctttcattcccaatataaagtactgaagactattggaaaaggaagccatgccaaggtcctcctggcccaccaccagctcacaggaaccccagtggcggtcaaagttctccgaaagaacaagcagtggttccagccagccatgacagaagcaaacataatgaggaagatcaaccaccccaacattgtttctctcttacaagtcattgaaaacaaaactagaatatacctcataatggagctggtggaaggccaagaactctaccagtacatcagagagtcagggcacaaaGAGCAGGATGAGGCCcagcaaatatttgaacagatattgtcagcagtgagctactgccatggaaaggggattgttcaccgagacctgaaagtggacaatataatgatcaataaaaacaaaaaggtcaaagtcatcgactttcagcttagcaccgaaacacaacctggacatatgctaaaccagcactgcggtgcgtactcttttggttccccggaactcttccttggacttctgtatgacgggatgaagaatgacatgtggacaataggagtggtcttgtattatatggtagtgggaaagcttccatttgattcagtgatcatccaagaattacaaatacaagttgttgcaggggtgtatcctaccccctgtggggtttcagaagaactggagaacctccttactcaattactaacagtaaatccaatgtatagaccaacagcCAGTGAGGTGGTGAAACAtgcctggttcaaagaacacgggaaggggttcacaggtcgttgtgaagaactgcttcccctcaggccagaccctgaaattttgggtgcgatgaaatgcattggatttcaagcctctgtaataaaatactccctaataaaaagaaaatataatgaggaaatggcaacttattacttcctacaacagcaggccctcccggggtatggctgcacagcccaggcacagcaagtgcgtcccattgcagccccatttcctagccttgatcctgcaggtgcttttagattacaaagaaagaggagtggaagcctgccagtccttggcaccttgcaGGTGTCATTCTCCCACAGTCAAGTATATCAGTATGGCCAGAAGgctcatccaaaaggaggaagaaggtcaaCTGTGCCTGGTCCTCTCAGGGCACTACCACTATCACAAAAGTGCcatgagtgtcccatgcattcaaacaacaagcatcttcagtga